The Fusarium poae strain DAOMC 252244 chromosome 2, whole genome shotgun sequence nucleotide sequence TGTTCCAAACATACCCGCTTCTTGTACTGCTTGTGGATGGCATCAAGTGCGTCCTTGATTGTCACACCCTTGAGGTTTCGTGCTTGCACCTCCACTCCTAATGGGAAGTGGAGAGTGATTCTCTTGACGGGAGGTTTCGTAAGGTGAAGCTTAAGGATAGCAGGGTCTTCTACTGTGCTAGAGCTCTTGTTGATTTTCCTTTTGAACGGGTCAGTGGCTGTCTCAATGGATGACATCTTACGGGTGAAATGCGGGGTCGACGACGTCAAGGGTCAATGGCTTACCATCCAGTCTTTTGAGTCTCAATAGGGAGCTCGAGGTCAATACCCTCAGCCTCTGCAGCAATAAGTCAGTAAACAAGTATGATGGGCTTCTTCCCGATATCGGAAGGAGCTATGAGAGAACCATGTTGGACTTACCGAGGTCATTGACGTTGTAGACACCAGGTGCCGCTGCTGAGCTTTGTCGCCgtgtcttcttctcctccttgggGGGTGAGCTTGAGAGACCTTGAACGGCTGAGTCGACCTTGGAGAGTTCTTCTGTCATGATGATTGGGTTTTGTGGTGAATTGATCGAATAGATCTGGTTACTAGCTGGTTCTGCTGGGATCAGAAATGTTAGTGATACTGGTAGGAATGATGGGCATTGTATAAAGGAAGGACCACAAACCTTTTGCGTGAAAGCAGAAGATTATAAGTGAAGTTGATTTGGTTTGAAGGTGTTGATGTGTGATGAGAgggaaggagaaggaaagagCAGATGGAGGGGAGGTGGTTGTTACTTATTGCAATCGCACCTGCCGCTCGGCGTCGTCCATCCCCGACGGGGAAGTGGTTTAGTTTACCTGAGGCAGAGGCAGGTACAGGTACAgcttcacttcacttcacttcacctTGAATTACTGCAATGAGCTGTCGTCAGACTGGGCGGGGTAACCAACTGCTCATGTCTATGCCTACACCACACCCGCAAGACACGACCTAGTGGGGTATAACTAAAGTCTGCCGTGCCTGCAACCGTGCCTGCACCTCGCTCCGGTTTCTGTTTTTGTTTGATGTTGCAAAAGAAACACGCATTAGGTAGGGTCACTATAATACAGTACGATACAGTAGACTCATAGTGGATTATTGCACCACTCGTCGATGTTGAGGTCGTCGTTGGATAATCGCGTGACTTTGGCCTGACGGAAGGCGTGACGCCCCTGGCTCCAAGCTCAGCAGACCACACCTGTAGACGCAACGGGTCTAGTGCTGGCGCAACCAGGGACGCAGGCAAGTGGGAACCCGCTCTACGTACCGGTCTGGTACCCGCTTACCGACCAGTTCAAGTTAGATCAAGAGGACAGAATCTGGGGAAAGCTTGTCGATTTGATCCACTCTCGATTCGTTTATGGGCCCCCGGCAATCGAGTGAGGTGATTTAGTCAAGAGCAATTGCCAGTCGCCGAAGGCCGTTACAAGTCATCAGATCAGAGACATTGAGTCTTTGAGACTGCAAGAGTTAAAGACACATATTCTTAGTAAAGAGGGGGTATCGTGTGTGGTCGATCAGTCCAGACGAAACCAAGATGACCGATGACGAGGGATCGCCAGTTCTATCTTCCCCTCCTCCGTCCTCCCTCTATCCCATGTCCGTGTCCCCCGGAGGCTTCGGCTCGCGGATGCGTGCTTTGGCGCTCGTTGGCGTAACTCACCTGACAATTGATAGGATACATGCTAGGGTTGCAACTAAAGAGGGACTTTTAGAACAAACCATTAACTGCAATCAATCATAAACTCCTTCTTCCCCTCCTTAAAGAGCGCCCGCGTGAAACCTTGTGGTAGTTAACTGAGGGGAAGTGCTAGGTCGATTGGCTAGTCATGACTCTACACCCAGCCCAGTTTGATCGATCAATGATAGCCATTGGATGGTGTCAATTAGCCAGATGTTTTCAGGATGGCaggaatggatggatttCCCCTCTAGAGGTGGTGAGTACAGTAGGACTACATACTGTGATGTGTTTATCCTTTGGCTTGCATCGTACCATCGTCATGCTTCATTACCAGGATAAGACTGCCGTAATGGCGTGTGAATACCTGACTCTCTCCCAAGATGGACCATGACGCTGTCGGAAACAAGGAGGGTCACTCCCACATAAAGAGGGCATCGCATCTCGAGTACCCCCTTCTGCTCTTGGTTTGGTATATACAGCCATGAGTTTGGTGAGGCCTCATTACTGAGTTTCTGACtatctctctttctttatacTCTTTTTTCCTCTTATTGTTTCATTTTTGTATTATTTGTGATAGCTTcacttttttattatcttcATATCTTATACCATCGTCAACATCCGATAGTGGGGTCGGCAACAGGCGACATCGAGTGGATCCCGTTGATCCCTGGTTTTTCGGGCTTCCTTCCTACTTCCCCTACGGGCCCAGGACAGGGCGTTTTAGCTAGAATGGACGCACGCACTGCAGAGTCAGCTCATTCGAAAGAGCATGCCACCTCTCAACCATCAACAGGCGAACACCGAACAAAGACTTAATTCAACAGTAGAACCAGACCACGATTGATCACGACAATGTCCCCTTGACTCACCTTTCGCCATGGCCTTTCTTTCATTTCCCTCCTTTCTCCAAGACAACCGAAACTCACTTTAGAGCGATACGAAGCAATGACACACGCCCAACGCATGAGAATGACTTTATTTCCAGGAACAGACCCCACGTCGTACACATTTGGACCTACGAAGCAATTAAGCTCTGATTAGACGCCGACTTTATACGCCACCTTTTCTACAACAATACCCAGGAATTACATCCagtaaagaataatatcCAGCATTAGTTCACGTAACCTTCAACATAATTCCCCTACCCTCAACCCACGGATCCAGGATTGATTCAACCATAATACAGTAGGTATCGGGTTTTGGGATGTGAAAACTGACAATATCGTCTAGTTGTGCCAACCCAACCATACCAAAACCCTCCACCTCTGCTCGCTTCCACTGTGACGTCgattcaatcaatcaattcgcCTTTATACGAAAGATCCCAATTAGCATAGCCCGAGTTTAGTTTGTTAGCCACAGCCAGACTTCGTCTCAACTCGCCTTGTCCGTACAGCGACCAACAGTTACACAACGCGCGTCGCTCGTAAAACTTTTTTCGCCATCGTCGTCCCGATAACCCCGTCCCATTCGTTACAGGAAGTGAAGCCTAAGCAAGATTCTTTCCACATGCAAACTTAACACCATTTCCGATGCACACgtgatggatggattgatGAATAAGCACGCCAATTTCGTATACGATTGTACAAGTGCCAATCGATGGCCAAGGCGGGGAAGATACCCTAGAGTGATGGGATGCGACAAGGAAGATTTAACACATAATTAATTCACGACGGAGGACAAGGTACGCGATTGACTATTAAAATGAAGCATTTACTAATTGATGATCATAGTTTGGGGATTTTGGGGGGGAAATGCACCGAGAAGGATGATCGGTTGGATAGTGAGGGGGACGTTATTGAACATCGCCGACAAATAAATCTCACCACTGCGCTTCAAAGCTGCCACGAAAAGAAACACGCAACACCAGACCCATCGAGTACATTTCCATACGTCAGCAAAAAATTGAAGAGCTATTTCGTGTTATGACCAAATCCGGATTCTATGAGACGCTCCAACTACACGGCAATCATGCCTCCAGCCAACAAAGGACCAGGTTGATGAGGTTATCTCAAAGAACACATACACCATGCGGGcaaattattataacttgTCATCATTGAATACTTCTCAATATAAACTGTTAAATGGGTATCATCTGACAAACTAATCGTTGTCTCATCTCGTAATGAACCTCCCTGCACATCTGCAACTATGACATCTGCGAATCTTGTCGAATATTACTTATAGGAAATCCATTTGCGATTGCAACACCCCCCAGCTGTCTCACCCAAGGTGCTCCGTCTCCTTCTGGTACAGGCCGATGCGACAGACTACATTCGACAAAAATTGACTCCTCCATGTACTGCCAATCTGCTACCTGAACCGCAGACTCGGAAGGAGAACCGGGAAGTGGTGAAGCACTGAGGACGGAACATGTCCATGCCATTTGTTGTAAGATCTCAATCATTGTATGCATCCACGCTGACACGGTGAGTCGTAAATAGCCGTCTTCGACCTCGACGTGTAGTAGACGCAGACCCGGACATAAGAAGGGGTTGTCGGTGCCGTCCCAGATAGACATGCCGTTAAACGCATCGCCGTCGCGACTCGACATCAAGGCCGCCTGGACAGCTTCTTGGATACATCCCAACAGGAGTTCACCACACTTGGGCCACTGCCTGGTCGCATATTCGGACACAGTTGTATAAACACAATCATTGGCTGTCCCAGTCATAGCCGTCAGAGAACCAATCTTGAACGATTGAGGATCGCCAACATCATGGAGTATACCGGGTAGCTGGCATTCGAACTTGAACTGAACAACATGGAAGCCGTCTACTGGCGGTCGAGAAGGAGTCCTGAAGAGAATATGCCAAAGAGCCGATTCCATCATGTGCATCTGTACATGGTGCGGTGAGATGAGTGTCTCTCGGATCTTAGTGATGAGATGTTTCGCAGAGTCTCCTGTCGTGACATATGTGTGTAGTGAGGCGGCAATCTCGTTGGGTGACCCCCTTGGCGAGCGAGCAGGATATTCTCTATCCCAGTAACTGCACAACAGCTGAAGCGCAATAGGAAGATCGATACCCCGCGCCATCTCTGACCAAGTCGACGGCCGTCTTGAGATACCTGGGCCTATTCTATCGAGAATACATCGTGGTGTTTCAGGTCCATTGAGGATGAGTATGAGTTGACACACCGGTCCATCGAAAAGCTTCTTGATCTGGTCCGTGGAATGCGGATTCGAGTCGCAGTAAAAAGTCCATAACTCATCCCACAGCATAAGGGTAAACTCTGATAATAATCGATCCAGAACCCTATCGACGTTGACTCGGAATTTTTCTTCGGGGAGATAGTAGTGCGCGAGAAGTTGGTTGTCCAATCCTTCGGCAAGGGCAGTCGCAAAAGCAGCAACAACTGCGCCCGCAATCAGTGGGGGAACCAAGACCTCTGCATTATTCGGTGGCTGGGAAGTCCTCGGACGTCGACCTGGGACAGGAGGTTTTATTATGCTGGGAGGAGATGTCGAAGAAGCATCTACATCGTGTAGGTCCTCGTGCGCTGTGGATAACACAGGAGGAAGTGGTGGGGGCATTGTCATTTTTATAAGGCTGTCCTCTGCCTCAACGACGGATATTTCCGTGTCCATTTCCCATAGAGTAAgggacaaaaaaaaaagaatgtGATAATTAATGGAATGGTCTGTTAGTAGCGAAAGGTTCAAGTTTTTGATAGTGAGGAGAAAATAGTTGCTTGCGACGCAGCATTGCGCGGCCTCAGCAAACGACGACTAATTAGATGAGTCGGCCTCTTATGCCACTAAAgacaaaggaaaaaaagGGAATGAGtctaaatattttaaaattagtTGCCTAAGATAAGCATAGTATTAGACCGAGAGTTATTCATAAATGCTTATTATTCTGTTATAAAGCTTTTGTCGCTGCTGATGATTCTCGTGTAAGTGGTTCAAAATCTGCGTTGAAGGCCGCGTAATGTCCACGATATGGGTCTATCACGCTTCCCCTCAACCCCTCTTTGAGGAAATGAGTtgttaatttaaaaatcgcGCTTTTCCTTTGTTTTTGAGAGTGAGAGAAAGACAATAGTAGAATAATATGTAAAGGTGAATACAAAGGTGATCCAGTTGTGGTCCAAATAACGTTGCTTAATGAGGCTGTGTATATTCCCTGGTACAGTGCGCATTCATCAGTAAATCATCGATTGCCGAATACCACATATTATTCATCTCCCCTGCCAAGGCATGTCACTGCAGATAACTTGGTATTACTTGTTTCCTTGAATCGCATCCGGTggaattattttttatttcctGCTTATCACACTTTGTGGATGTTGATCCAACCCGTATCTCTGCCACTTGCCGTGGCCGATCATCCACCGACTACTCATCTGCTGTGAATTCGTGACTACCTAATCAGAAATAATATTTTGCTGTTGAGTACTAACTCTCAGCGAAGATGGGCCGAGCTCTAGGAGGGATTGATTTCCAGGTGATATGTTTATTTGGACAAATGGGAGGGACACGTCACAGATGAGTGAATGGTAAGGAGTTAATTAACACATGGAACCAAGGTAGATGCCCTTGGGAGTCATATTTTAGCAGCTTGAATGGTTACGGCAAAGAATGATAAATCTCGGATAGAATGCTTTTCAGTTCAGTGGTTTGTATTGTCTATGCCAGTAGATAGAAGAAGGGCCGAGGCTACCCTGGCCTGCGTGGCAGTCAACGCCAGGCCACGAATCTCATGTAAATCCTCCATTCAGGAATCGCCGCACGATACCCAGTAATGTTCGAACTGACGAGGGGTCCTGTAGTTGTTAGTCTGCGATCTTATCACTGCAACACTATCTTGATATAGTGTGAAACTTACCAAATGGAGGTATTCTCGCTTAAACTCATCCGGCGGACGAGGATATTCCTGGGCTGCTGCACAGCCAGGCACAACCAATGAAATGACATTTCCACCAAGAGCTGGAAGTctgtggtcaagatgctcacCCGTGTGGGGAGGcaagttgctgttggctGCTGTGCCTGGCTGAAGACCCTGCAGCCCACAAACACCAGAATTCCTCGCTTCCGCAGCCACCGCACAAAAGTCAGTTTAGGCTGTCAAGCATCCTTGATGGAACTGATGACTTACTCGGTGATGGCCCGCCTCTGGTACCTGATATTCAGGTAACGGAAGTGGTGTCTCTGACAGTCTAACAGAGATGGTTAGTGATGTGCTCATAGGATACACTTGTTCGCCGTACCTTGAAAAGTTTCATGCCGAAACTTTGATAGCTCCCGTCCCCGAGGGCAAAGATGTTGTTGAAGGTTTATTTTATCGCCCCCGGGTTCAGGAGCAAAGTCATGGTAGACAAATGATGATGTGTTTGTTATGTTTGAGTTCAGCGGGGGATGAAAAATTTCTCTCTATTGGTAATGAGTGGCCTCCATTGCTTTCAAAGCGACCTTGAATTGTTGGCAGCTGGCTGTCACTGCGTGGGTCGAGCCTGCTTCGGGTCGGTAATCATCCTTTCCACTGTATTGTTGATGTCAAAAACGGGCACTCATAGGCATGACCCAGACATTACTTCCCGCAGGCTTCTCACTAAAAGTCCTGGCTTACAATTTACATTGCTCATCACTGATTTAGACCTCAGAAAGCTCCAAGTTGGCGATAGCATAGTATTACAAGGTTTAGTACTGAGTTTAAGAGGAATAGAAACAGGGCACAAGCTGACATTAGCTAGATAACTAAGGATGAAGAAGTCATTACTCCAGGAGagacttttattaatctatatatatgtAATCCTTTAATCTACTCAATTCTGCACGTTGGAAGCATCTTCAGCTTGTCCGGTCCTTGTCCTCTATGTGGGTAATCCATCTGTTTACGGGGAAACCCAGGTACGTGGCCCTCTTAGACTCTGTTTCATGTTGGTTCTTTCAAGGTATAATGGTTTTTTCGGCGTATAGCTTTGTTAGACTCTGCTAATATTCATCTCATAGCAATATCATTCGAAAGCGAACGACAGACGCATAGTGAAGACTGTGACGACCGGTAGACCAGTGTTCTCTGTTAAGGTGCAGATATTCAACCCGACTGTGGCCCCATAGGCCCGGTTTTTGCAAGGTGAAGGATATTTAAAGGAAAGCTGCTGAGTTGTTCTGCAGAAAAAGCGACGTTGGGCATAGGACGAGCGCTGTACGGAACCTAGAGGTATGCTTGAGGTACATAGTAAACGTGATATCGGCACGCAGGAGAGGCTGACCACATTGGAGGTGCAGCCATATCGGGCCCGATAGTGCATCAGTGGATGGTTCCCAGAGAGACTGAGCCCGGGCCTGTATCATGAACTTGGACAAGTCGATGGGTTGTTGTATCGTGGAAAGTAGGTTAGGTGACAGAGAAGCCTCGTATTCCCACCTCTGCCACAATCTGATAGAGGAGCGAGCCGGGAACCAGAGGCGTCCTCCGAGGGATCAATCATCTTCCTGATGTAGGCACGGACGTGAATACCTCCTTTTGGAATTGACTCTCATCGAAGAAATGATTCGTCCACCAAAGGAATATGAAGTCGATTTCGTTGTACTTGGTCCAGCACCGTCTACCGTTGGCTTCCTCACCATGAAGCACCATCCCCATGATAGTTGCATGTGATAAAGTGAAGACGTTGAAGACATGTAGGGCTGATCATGCTTTGTACTCCATCCTTTCCATCGAACATAGAATCCTTCAACGGGCGTAGAGTTTCTCCAGAAACAACGGACCTCGCTTGGTGATATGATCGACAACGTAGCCACCTTCATCATCAGATCCCCCTTCAATAGGTCCAGGCTCGTCTTCGTGGAAGACGTCAGCGTGCGCTGGCGTGTGGTGTTGGACCGACGTCGCGGGATGGATCCTCATGTTTGAGGGAAGCTTCAGTTCGCAGGCTAAGTCTCCTACCATGCGCATGACCCTCTGCTTTTCGTGCTGTCTTCCAGACTTTCAACAATCTCGGTCGGTGACAAGAAGTGGCCGCTGTATGGTATTTGTCTCAATTGTTGGGCATTCGTTTCGGCCATGCAACCATCAACCAAACCAATTGATCAATTCTGTCTCGGTGTCGGTCATGGAAGTTGTTGTCAAGTAACGTTTTCAAGCATCCGCAACATCTGGGCCTGTAGTCCGTTTGAGAAGTCAATCTTTTCTCATGAAGGATTGCTCCATACATCTCTCTGTAGTGGTAGCCATAGTTTGAGAGGTGGGTTCTGCTCCAGGTTACAGGGGACCACCTTCTTCCTCACGCGGAATTTACAGCCGGAAGTCGTTTCAAGAGATGTGGAACGAAGACCATGCTGTATTGGGTTCTGTGCGAAGATGTCAAGCATCTTTACCACCACTAAACCCTTGCGATAGTCACGGTTGTTGGGTTCTGGGATTGGTTTTCGTACAATTCGTAGTGGAATGAACAGATAGCTGTCATCCATATTATTCGTTGCTGAAAAGGTGTCCGGATACTGAGTTTCCCCGTAAGGTCGTGCATCAAATTGTCCATACAGCGAGGTC carries:
- a CDS encoding hypothetical protein (BUSCO:53363at5125), which encodes MTEELSKVDSAVQGLSSSPPKEEKKTRRQSSAAAPGVYNVNDLEAEGIDLELPIETQKTGWKINKSSSTVEDPAILKLHLTKPPVKRITLHFPLGVEVQARNLKGVTIKDALDAIHKQYKKRADDELEKPYLAGFEWDKEESWTRLIVHLQTQATSTTLDGPSGGKKKKNKKNEE